Sequence from the Deltaproteobacteria bacterium genome:
GCCGTTCATCCAGCTCGGGCTCTGCCTCGCCGCGGCCGCCGGGCTCGGCCACCTCCTGGCGCTCCTCCCGGGAGCGGAGATATGGCCCGTGGCTGGCGCGCTCGTGATCCTGCCGTTCGTGCAGTCCCGGGTGAGCTTCATCCCCTCGTGGATCACCTGGAACTACTCGGGGTTCGAAAAGAAGGTCACGTGGCCCGTCTTCCACGCCATCAACGAGCACGTCCGCGGCGACTTCCGAGACCCGCGCGTCGTCTACGAGCACTCGGCCGAGAACGAGTCGCTCGGCACGGTGCGCGCGTTCGAGGACCTGCCGCTCTTCTCGGGCCGCTCGACGCTCGAGGGGCTCTACATGCAGAGCTCGCCCTCCTCGCCCTTCGTCTTCTGGATCCAGTCCGAGATCTCGAAGGACGTCTCGTGCCCCTTTCCGGACTACGGGTGCTCGCGGCTGGACCTCGACCGTGGCATCCGCCACTTGCGGATGTTCAACGTCTCGCAGTTCATCCTGCGGAGCCCCGTGGTGAAGGCCGCGGCGGCGCAGAACCCCGGCCTCGTGCACGAGAAGACCGTCGGGCCGTTCGAGATCTACCGCCTGCGCGACAACGCGAATCGCTACGTGGTGCCGCTCGAGCTCGCCCCGGTGCTGGTGCGGACGAAGACATGGAAGGAGGACTCCTACCGCTGGTTCATGCGCGCAGGTCCCGACGACCCGACGCCGGTGTTCGCGAAGGACGTGGCGGACGACGAGCGGGGGCTGTTCGCCGGGGTCGTCGACGACGTCAGGGGCGAGCTGCCGCGGCGGCCCCTCGGTCCGCCGCCTGTGCTCGAGGAGCGCATGGAAGCCCCCGACCGGATCACGGTGACCGGCTGCCGGCCGGGCCACCCGGTGCTGGTCCGGATCTCGTACCACCCGCGCTGGCGCAGCCTCACGGGCGAGAAGGTGTGGCTCGCCGGGCCGAGCTTCATGCTGGTCGTGCCACGCGGCGAGCGCCTCGACCTCGTCTTCGGCGGCGGCTTCTGGGCGAGCGCCGGCCACGCCCTGACGGCGCTCGGTCTCCTCCTGCTGGCGCTCGGACTTCTGCCCTTCGGGCGGACCCTGGCCACCGGCCTCGGGGAGCGTCTCCGCACGCACGCGCCCGAGCCCGTGCTCGCCCTGCTGCGGCGGAGCGAGAGCTGGAGCGTCCGCACCCGGCGCAGCGTGCTCGGGGGCGGCCTGGGCCTCGGCGCCGTCCTGCTCACCAGCGCTGCGGTGGTGTTGTACGTGCCGAACGCGGACGCGGTCTACCGCCGGGCCCAGCGGCTCTACGACGCCTCCCGCTTCGACGAGGCCGCGCCGGATTTCCGCGAGGCGCAGCGCTTGGCGCCCCTATCGGCAACCGCCATACACTCGACGTACTTCGAGGCGATCATCTATTTCCGGCAGGAGAAGTGGCGCCAGGCGGAGAAGACCTTCCAGCGCCTCATGGCGACCTTCCCCGAGGCGCCGAACGTACCCGAGGCGCTCTACCATGTCGGCATCTGCCGCCTGCACCTGGGCGACCTCGACGGTGCGCGCGCCGCCTGGGAGCAGACGCGGGCCAGCTTCCCGACCACGCCGTGGAGCAAATACGCCGGGGACCGGCTCGCCGAGGTGGCGGGGCGGGGCACCGGGGGCTGAGGGCTCGGCGTGCCGGAGCCGGAGGATCAAGAGCTGGAGCTGGAAGGACGGCTCTTCGGGCGGTATCTGGTCGGGCGGGAGCCGCCGCGGGAGCTGGTCGAGCGGTACCGGGAGGCGAACCGGATCCTCCTCGGCGGGACGGCGCCCGGATCCGACGCCGCCGTGATCGCGTTCGCGCGGCGACACCCGTGGAGCATCTCCTTCCTCGACGGTGCCGCCGGTCTGCTCCGGCCGGGGAGCCTCCTGCGCAACAAGATCCTGGTGATGGCGGCCGTGCTCGAGGCCTCGCCGGCCTTCGCCGAGGAGTTCCTCTCCCGCACGGTGCACCCGGTGTCCCTCGTGCTGCGCGTCCTCGGGCTCGCGACGCTGGCCGTGGTGCGGGCGGCGGTCGGGGTGCTCGTCTACGCCGCCGCCGCCCGCTCGCGCGCGTGACCGACGTCGTCATCGTGGGCTCGGGCCCGGGGGGCGTCAACGCCGCCGCGCCGCTGGTCGCGGCGGGGCGCCGGGTCGTATTGCTCGACTACGGGAACGAGGATCGCCACTACACCGGGCTGATCCCCCGCAAGCCGTTCTCCGAGATCCGCCGCACCGACCCGGAGCAGCACCGCTACTTCCTCGGCGAGCGCTTCGAGGGCATCCCGTTCGGCGCGGTGCGCGTCGGCGCGCAGCTCACACCCCCGCGGGGGTACGTGCTCGCGGAGGCCGCCGACCGCATCCCGGTGCATGCCGAGAACTTCGCGGTCTCCATGAGCCTCGCCCGCGGCGGCCTCGGCGCGGCGTGGAGCGCCGGCGTCTTCCCCTTCTCGGACGACGAGCTGCGCGCCATGTCACTTGGTCTCGACGACCTCCGGCCGCACTACGACGCCGTCGCCGAGCGCATCGGCGTGGCCGGGGAGCGCGACGACCTCGACCCGTTCTTCCCTTCGAGCCCGTCGATGATGCCCGCCCTCGACATCGATACGAACGCCGAGGTCGTCCTGGCGCGTTACCTCCGCCGGCGCGACGAGCTCAACACCGCCGGCTTCTTCCTCGGCCGCCCGCGCGTCGCGGCCTGCACGCGGCGCCATCGCGGCCGCGGTCCCCATGCCTATCTCGACCTCTGCTTCTGGGCCGACATGGACCGCAGCGTCTACCGCCCGCAGTGGACGCTCGAGGAGCTCCAGGCCGCGCCCAATTTCACCTATGTGGGTCGCCGCTTCGTGCACGCCTTCGAGGAGGACGGTGAGCGCGTGCGCGTGCGCGCGACGCGCATCGACGTCGGCACCGAGGAGTGTCACGAGGGGCGCGCGCTGGTCGTTGCCGCTGGGACCCTCGGCACGGCCTGGCTCGTCCTCCGCTCGCTCGCCCGCTACGACACGCCCGTTCCCATCCTCTGCAATCCCTACGCCTACGTGCCGACACTCAACCTCG
This genomic interval carries:
- a CDS encoding tetratricopeptide repeat protein — protein: MTDGGRLRLLARTLLDLAAIATALLFLGSYFPAAVMLTPTTTSGGDMGTHYYPAFYMRHVLLPHGQVIGWCPGNYAGYPLFQFYFPLPFLLMAALSTVIPFAVAFKLITVLGLFLLPVCAYLSLRLSRVPFPGPALAALATLPFIFMEANSMWGGNIPSTLAGEFAFSLGLALAVLFIGALRRAIDGGRGKVGCGVLVALIGLSHGYTLLWAGFASLAELVSTHKWWRRVGTLVAAHGLGVLLMGFFLLQLFGYGPWTTAYNHSWPITGWREVLPPILWPAAIVTGVTTLVLLVLSVVRRTAFPRPLGTLLWAMAIALFFWVTGHSFHVVDIRFWPFIQLGLCLAAAAGLGHLLALLPGAEIWPVAGALVILPFVQSRVSFIPSWITWNYSGFEKKVTWPVFHAINEHVRGDFRDPRVVYEHSAENESLGTVRAFEDLPLFSGRSTLEGLYMQSSPSSPFVFWIQSEISKDVSCPFPDYGCSRLDLDRGIRHLRMFNVSQFILRSPVVKAAAAQNPGLVHEKTVGPFEIYRLRDNANRYVVPLELAPVLVRTKTWKEDSYRWFMRAGPDDPTPVFAKDVADDERGLFAGVVDDVRGELPRRPLGPPPVLEERMEAPDRITVTGCRPGHPVLVRISYHPRWRSLTGEKVWLAGPSFMLVVPRGERLDLVFGGGFWASAGHALTALGLLLLALGLLPFGRTLATGLGERLRTHAPEPVLALLRRSESWSVRTRRSVLGGGLGLGAVLLTSAAVVLYVPNADAVYRRAQRLYDASRFDEAAPDFREAQRLAPLSATAIHSTYFEAIIYFRQEKWRQAEKTFQRLMATFPEAPNVPEALYHVGICRLHLGDLDGARAAWEQTRASFPTTPWSKYAGDRLAEVAGRGTGG